One genomic window of Ruminococcus gauvreauii includes the following:
- the cdaA gene encoding diadenylate cyclase CdaA: MEKYIELLKRYWVNLSLPKSIEVIDIIQILLIAVFVYYVMLWVKSTRAYTLLKGLMMVVVFLILAYLLHMDVLIWIFTNLGVVAITALIIIFQPELRRALEQLGEKNMINSLLRFDNTKVEEWKISDTTINELIRAAYDMGEVKTGALIVIENNVILREYEKTGIPLDSVLTSQLLINIFEHNTPLHDGAVIVRHNRVVAATCYLPLSDNLTLNKNLGTRHRAGVGISEVSDALTIIVSEETGNVSYTLGGKIYTGAAPNELREQLYKLQKKNPGDETGRKRWRGRVKNAEKIHK, translated from the coding sequence GTGGAAAAATATATTGAACTACTAAAGCGGTACTGGGTTAATCTTTCTCTTCCGAAGTCCATAGAAGTTATAGACATCATACAGATCCTCCTGATCGCGGTGTTTGTTTACTATGTCATGCTGTGGGTAAAAAGTACCCGCGCATATACGCTGCTCAAAGGGCTGATGATGGTAGTCGTATTTTTGATACTTGCCTACCTGCTTCATATGGATGTTCTCATTTGGATTTTTACAAACCTCGGTGTTGTCGCCATCACTGCGCTGATCATCATCTTTCAGCCGGAGCTCAGAAGGGCGCTGGAGCAGCTGGGAGAGAAGAATATGATTAACTCGCTGCTGCGTTTTGACAATACGAAGGTTGAGGAGTGGAAGATCAGCGATACGACGATCAATGAGCTGATACGCGCGGCGTATGATATGGGTGAAGTCAAGACGGGCGCGCTGATTGTGATTGAGAATAATGTGATTCTGCGGGAATATGAGAAGACAGGAATCCCGCTGGATTCAGTTCTGACGAGTCAGCTGCTGATCAATATCTTTGAGCATAATACCCCGCTCCATGACGGTGCCGTCATTGTGCGTCATAACCGGGTGGTGGCCGCGACGTGTTATCTGCCGCTTTCCGACAATCTGACACTGAACAAAAATCTGGGAACGAGACACAGAGCCGGCGTCGGAATCAGTGAAGTCAGCGATGCGCTGACGATCATCGTGTCCGAGGAGACCGGGAATGTTTCTTATACACTGGGAGGGAAGATTTACACAGGCGCAGCGCCGAATGAACTGAGAGAGCAGCTCTATAAACTTCAGAAAAAAAATCCGGGAGATGAAACCGGCAGGAAAAGATGGAGAGGGAGGGTGAAAAATGCAGAAAAAATTCACAAATAA
- the menD gene encoding 2-succinyl-5-enolpyruvyl-6-hydroxy-3-cyclohexene-1-carboxylic-acid synthase yields the protein MYSKTKNVQYLIALMKAHNVRHVVLSPGGRNIPINHCLEQDEFFTCYSVVDERSAAYFAIGLSQQLGNEIVGICCTSSVAASNYTPGITEAFYLRVPLLVITADRNPNMLEQMENQMINQVDMFRNFCKKCVNLPVVKDEDDAWACQRMINEALLEVRHHGNGPVQVNIPIPKDLGIFTEPKLPDVKVIRRFDYMRDMDKWKEMAVRLKKASRIMVVCGEHIPPQRKELDDMMRFAKKYNCVIATEHISNVECEGALNIFGAAEVMPFKSFDEYLPEIVISIGGNFVSRIKDLLIGKHGQFEHWSVDEGGRVCDMFKSLTAIFECTSADFFAYFANEASAMMANDRKYYDKWAEARVRAEFPDFPFSNSYAIKALARKIPARSLMHLGILNSTRIMQQCEVAEGVTAYSNIGAFGIDGSMSTFVGQSVIAADKLCFLVIGDLSFFYDMNALQIRHLGKNVRIMLINNSGAAEFHYFIGEKVIPTLNQHIAAEHFTSAQGWVESKNFRYYSAKTTEELDSVLDEFINPSADRPAFLEVFTDKKYDADSLKEHCFKMRQPNTAAPIKSKMKTALGNIISGAGGKKN from the coding sequence ATGTATTCAAAAACAAAAAATGTTCAATATCTGATCGCATTAATGAAAGCACATAATGTTCGTCACGTTGTGCTGTCACCGGGCGGAAGAAATATACCGATCAATCACTGCCTTGAACAGGATGAATTTTTTACTTGCTATTCTGTTGTGGATGAGCGTAGTGCAGCATACTTTGCGATCGGCCTCTCTCAGCAGCTTGGAAATGAAATCGTGGGAATCTGCTGTACGTCATCCGTCGCGGCAAGCAATTATACCCCGGGTATTACAGAGGCATTTTATCTCAGAGTGCCGCTTCTTGTAATAACTGCCGACAGAAATCCGAACATGCTGGAACAGATGGAGAACCAAATGATCAACCAGGTTGACATGTTCCGCAATTTCTGTAAAAAATGTGTAAACCTTCCGGTTGTCAAAGACGAAGATGATGCATGGGCTTGTCAGAGAATGATAAACGAGGCGCTCCTTGAAGTCAGGCATCATGGGAATGGACCTGTTCAGGTCAATATTCCGATTCCGAAGGATCTCGGTATTTTTACAGAACCAAAGCTTCCTGATGTAAAAGTGATCAGAAGATTTGATTATATGAGAGATATGGATAAGTGGAAGGAAATGGCAGTCAGGCTTAAAAAAGCGAGCAGGATCATGGTTGTCTGCGGTGAACATATCCCTCCACAGAGAAAAGAACTTGATGACATGATGAGGTTTGCGAAAAAATACAACTGTGTGATCGCAACGGAACACATTTCCAATGTTGAGTGTGAAGGCGCGCTGAATATATTTGGCGCTGCTGAGGTGATGCCATTTAAATCATTTGACGAGTACCTGCCGGAAATCGTGATTTCGATCGGAGGAAATTTTGTCTCCCGGATCAAAGACCTGCTGATCGGGAAGCATGGACAGTTCGAGCACTGGTCAGTCGATGAGGGCGGCAGAGTGTGCGATATGTTTAAGAGCCTGACCGCAATCTTTGAGTGTACTTCGGCAGATTTCTTTGCGTACTTCGCGAATGAAGCGTCAGCCATGATGGCAAACGATCGAAAATATTATGATAAATGGGCAGAAGCCAGGGTGAGAGCGGAATTCCCTGATTTCCCGTTCAGTAATTCTTATGCGATCAAAGCGCTTGCCAGGAAGATACCGGCGAGATCACTGATGCATCTGGGAATTCTAAATTCAACCAGGATCATGCAGCAATGCGAGGTTGCGGAAGGTGTTACTGCGTACAGTAACATCGGTGCATTCGGTATAGATGGTTCTATGTCCACATTTGTGGGGCAGTCTGTGATCGCTGCGGATAAACTTTGTTTCCTTGTGATTGGTGACCTGAGCTTTTTCTATGATATGAATGCTTTGCAGATCCGTCATCTCGGAAAAAATGTCAGAATTATGCTTATCAATAACAGCGGTGCTGCGGAATTCCATTATTTTATCGGGGAAAAGGTCATTCCGACACTGAATCAGCACATTGCGGCTGAACATTTTACCAGTGCTCAGGGCTGGGTCGAGAGCAAGAATTTCAGGTATTACTCTGCGAAGACTACGGAGGAGCTTGATTCTGTGCTGGACGAGTTTATCAATCCTTCTGCTGACAGACCTGCCTTCCTGGAAGTCTTCACCGATAAGAAGTATGATGCAGACAGCCTCAAAGAACATTGCTTTAAAATGAGACAGCCCAACACTGCGGCGCCGATCAAAAGCAAGATGAAGACGGCCCTGGGGAATATTATTTCAGGTGCAGGCGGAAAAAAGAACTGA
- a CDS encoding NTP transferase domain-containing protein, which produces MQTSTFDIDNAVILAAGFASRFAPLSLKTPKALLTVRGEVLIERQIRQLKEAGIHDIYIVTGYLKEQFQYLTGKWNVTLIENREYQERNNHSSVWAARSVLANTFICSSDNYFPDNPFSPDGTLPYYSALYAQGPTEEYCLTTDSTGKITDVQIGGSDSWYMLGHVLFDEEFSNQFLRILEAEYDLPATRSLMWENIYMKHLAELTLYIKEYPEHAILEFDTLDELCLFDPTYCSYRDSLKS; this is translated from the coding sequence ATGCAGACATCAACATTCGATATAGATAACGCCGTGATACTGGCTGCTGGTTTTGCGTCCAGATTCGCTCCGCTGTCACTGAAGACGCCAAAGGCTCTGCTGACAGTCCGCGGAGAAGTCCTGATCGAGCGGCAGATCCGGCAGCTGAAAGAGGCCGGTATCCATGATATTTACATTGTAACCGGATATCTGAAGGAACAGTTTCAATATCTTACCGGGAAATGGAATGTCACCCTGATCGAAAACAGGGAATATCAGGAACGGAACAATCATTCTTCCGTCTGGGCCGCGCGCAGCGTACTCGCAAACACTTTTATCTGCTCTTCTGACAATTACTTCCCGGACAATCCCTTTTCCCCGGACGGCACCCTGCCTTACTATTCTGCGCTGTATGCCCAGGGACCTACAGAAGAATACTGCCTGACAACAGATTCCACCGGAAAAATCACAGATGTTCAGATCGGGGGCAGTGATTCCTGGTATATGCTGGGACACGTACTGTTTGACGAGGAATTTTCTAATCAGTTCCTGCGGATCCTGGAGGCCGAATATGACCTTCCCGCCACGAGAAGTCTGATGTGGGAAAACATTTATATGAAACATCTTGCAGAACTCACGCTCTACATTAAGGAATATCCCGAACATGCGATCCTGGAATTCGATACGCTGGACGAACTTTGTCTCTTCGACCCTACTTACTGTTCATACCGTGATTCACTGAAATCGTAG
- a CDS encoding HPr family phosphocarrier protein, with product MVSQKVIIQNPSGLHLKPAGLLCNLAIRYKALVTFTYKKGTANAKSVLSVLGACVKCGDEIELVCEGPDEQEALDSLVEAIESGLGEHRS from the coding sequence ATGGTAAGTCAGAAAGTCATCATTCAAAATCCGTCAGGACTCCACCTGAAACCTGCAGGGTTGTTGTGCAATCTCGCGATCCGCTACAAGGCGCTGGTTACATTTACCTATAAAAAGGGCACAGCCAATGCAAAAAGTGTGCTGAGCGTACTCGGTGCCTGTGTGAAATGCGGGGATGAAATTGAACTTGTATGTGAGGGTCCGGATGAGCAGGAAGCGCTGGATTCACTCGTGGAGGCTATTGAGAGCGGTCTCGGCGAACATCGCAGCTGA
- a CDS encoding CdaR family protein encodes MQKKFTNNLLLKIVSVVIAVFVWLIIVNINDPVVVRSYNVPVTIQNGAYIESGGKTYLVDDEQQMATVILKGNSSVVENRLKDIVAVADLTQIVNMDTTPVMVPITATCDRVPAENITVIPKTMAIQIEDVESKDFTISVNVENDKQGKGYEVGTAEASPEKVTISGPASLIGKIDRVDAPVDASGIKQDTTVTSSLKVIDKNQDSISDTKMSYLKFDIGEPVVDVHVDLWSVRDEVKLNVNYMGEPAEGYQIGNVSITPSTISVAGTDEALANLAQNGYTIDLPAGAVVVDGQEKDFETKLNLSDYMPDGLRVTNNVKTAIVNMSIIPIGSKQLTLQTKNISVQNLDENLRVVFDTDKIVIGVKADDSTLGALTESAIAMSVDMRDMGTGDYEVPVNIALPAGCELLEPVETLVHVSKLE; translated from the coding sequence ATGCAGAAAAAATTCACAAATAACCTGCTCCTGAAGATTGTGTCGGTTGTGATCGCGGTATTCGTATGGCTGATCATCGTAAATATTAACGACCCGGTGGTAGTCAGAAGTTATAACGTTCCCGTGACGATCCAGAATGGAGCGTACATCGAGAGCGGAGGAAAGACATATCTGGTGGATGACGAACAGCAGATGGCGACTGTGATCCTAAAGGGGAACAGCTCTGTTGTTGAGAACAGGTTAAAAGATATTGTTGCCGTTGCCGATCTGACCCAGATCGTCAACATGGATACGACTCCGGTCATGGTGCCGATCACGGCGACATGTGACAGGGTGCCGGCGGAAAACATTACAGTCATACCGAAGACGATGGCGATTCAGATCGAAGACGTTGAGAGCAAGGACTTTACTATCAGCGTCAATGTGGAGAACGACAAGCAGGGAAAAGGATATGAAGTGGGGACGGCGGAAGCCTCTCCGGAGAAAGTGACGATATCCGGACCGGCTTCCCTCATCGGAAAAATCGACCGGGTGGATGCACCTGTGGATGCTTCGGGTATTAAGCAGGATACAACGGTGACATCCAGTCTTAAGGTGATCGATAAGAATCAGGATTCCATTTCTGATACCAAGATGAGTTACCTGAAATTTGATATTGGAGAACCGGTGGTGGATGTGCATGTGGATCTCTGGTCGGTCCGGGATGAGGTGAAACTGAACGTGAACTATATGGGAGAACCTGCGGAGGGGTATCAGATCGGCAATGTTTCGATCACCCCGTCTACGATTTCCGTTGCCGGGACGGACGAAGCACTTGCAAATCTTGCGCAGAACGGGTATACGATCGATCTGCCGGCGGGTGCGGTCGTGGTTGACGGACAGGAGAAAGACTTTGAGACAAAACTGAATCTTTCCGATTATATGCCGGATGGGCTCAGAGTAACGAATAACGTGAAAACGGCGATTGTCAATATGAGTATCATACCGATCGGAAGCAAGCAGCTGACGCTGCAGACGAAGAATATCAGTGTGCAGAATCTGGATGAGAATCTCAGAGTTGTCTTTGACACAGATAAAATTGTGATCGGGGTGAAAGCCGATGACAGTACACTGGGTGCTTTGACTGAAAGCGCGATTGCCATGAGTGTGGATATGAGGGATATGGGAACCGGTGATTATGAAGTGCCGGTCAATATAGCTCTTCCGGCGGGCTGTGAGCTGCTGGAGCCGGTGGAAACACTGGTACATGTGTCGAAGCTGGAATAA
- a CDS encoding glycosyltransferase family 2 protein: protein MVQNMELTQQGEALVSVIVPIYNAEKHIRKCVDSLVNQTYQNTEIILVDDGSPDTSGKICDEYAGKYDRVKVIHKSNGGVSAARNTGMSAASGQYIHFCDADDWIEPETYSDIVPKLVEEDADVALFGWYVDTENKGVISSVSRTDHALDGVGDQYDIFHGMLIICGNAGGLKGYGNFIWNKIYKKESLMDENGNLILFDETIKVAEDGIWLMYAGQNWNKGVFARKAYYHYYTNNESVMNTAGNFSSTRLASQQAHMRMLDILKDFNRDYYEIHRQACITYFWIVAKSNPAGKTPEFVAQVISNIIAINDGVCPEALAADVLSALKTAARYRWLNNRLPVKMAMKVMTMFDKVKKRIS, encoded by the coding sequence ATGGTGCAAAATATGGAGTTAACACAGCAGGGCGAAGCGCTGGTCAGCGTCATTGTGCCCATTTACAATGCTGAAAAACATATTAGAAAATGTGTTGATTCTCTGGTGAATCAGACTTATCAGAATACAGAAATTATACTGGTGGATGACGGTTCACCGGATACTTCCGGAAAGATTTGTGATGAATATGCCGGAAAATATGACAGAGTCAAAGTGATCCACAAAAGCAACGGGGGGGTGAGCGCCGCAAGGAATACCGGTATGAGCGCGGCCTCCGGCCAGTATATACATTTCTGCGATGCGGATGACTGGATAGAGCCGGAAACGTATTCCGACATCGTACCGAAGCTCGTTGAGGAGGATGCGGATGTGGCGCTTTTTGGCTGGTATGTGGATACTGAGAACAAAGGTGTCATTTCTTCAGTCAGCAGGACGGATCATGCCCTGGACGGTGTCGGGGATCAGTATGATATTTTTCATGGAATGCTTATTATATGCGGCAATGCCGGCGGTCTGAAGGGGTATGGCAATTTTATATGGAATAAAATCTATAAAAAAGAATCCCTTATGGATGAGAACGGCAATCTGATTTTGTTTGATGAAACGATAAAAGTTGCAGAAGATGGAATATGGCTGATGTATGCCGGGCAAAATTGGAACAAAGGTGTATTTGCCAGAAAGGCTTATTATCATTATTATACCAATAATGAGAGCGTAATGAATACAGCCGGAAACTTCAGCAGTACAAGACTGGCCTCACAGCAGGCCCATATGAGGATGCTGGATATTCTCAAAGATTTTAACCGGGATTATTATGAGATCCACCGCCAGGCATGTATAACGTATTTCTGGATTGTGGCAAAGTCAAACCCGGCGGGAAAAACCCCGGAATTCGTGGCACAGGTTATCAGCAATATCATTGCGATCAACGACGGCGTCTGTCCGGAAGCGCTGGCGGCAGATGTCCTCAGCGCATTAAAGACAGCTGCCAGATACAGATGGCTGAATAACCGTCTGCCGGTTAAGATGGCAATGAAGGTTATGACGATGTTTGATAAAGTGAAAAAACGTATATCATAA